The proteins below come from a single Oscillospiraceae bacterium genomic window:
- a CDS encoding S8/S53 family peptidase produces the protein MNRTAMLPLCLLALWLTACGTAESAAPAAAPTAAPEPTPAETPAPPAEPAAPYSDLRYLPWLDEYAQQTYQPGEYTAEDLYTYTYNTGTVFAGAEDEAAALLEEDKDPGLGVRGLQAQGITGKGVRAAIIDQPLLTDHPELSGRIAAYYDTGCEGETSSMHGPAVASLFAGESIGIAPDATLYYAAWPSWLMDSRYAAEALDWVVAQNEALPDGEKIRVVSVSAAPGNAEMFQNADLWDAAVARAEQAGLLVLTAEGAGVEKTRLVPYPAVLARNDRDNPAACRTGFADSDERAETGSNTLALPCSYRTVAEEYTAGQYSYTHDGHGGLSWGIPYCAGVMALGWQVDPTLTGEEMMQYLLSTAATGTDGSRIIDPVQFIQTLQTERGA, from the coding sequence ATGAACCGCACCGCAATGCTGCCGCTCTGCCTGCTGGCGCTGTGGCTGACGGCCTGCGGCACTGCCGAGTCCGCAGCCCCTGCCGCCGCGCCCACCGCTGCGCCGGAGCCGACACCCGCCGAAACCCCCGCCCCGCCCGCCGAACCGGCTGCGCCGTACAGCGACCTGCGCTATCTGCCCTGGCTGGACGAGTACGCCCAACAGACCTACCAGCCGGGCGAATACACGGCCGAGGACCTGTATACCTACACCTACAACACCGGCACCGTCTTTGCGGGGGCCGAGGACGAGGCCGCCGCACTTCTGGAGGAAGATAAGGACCCCGGGCTGGGGGTGCGCGGCCTGCAGGCGCAGGGCATCACCGGCAAGGGCGTGCGCGCCGCCATTATCGACCAGCCGCTGCTGACCGACCACCCCGAATTGTCCGGGCGCATCGCCGCCTACTATGATACCGGCTGCGAGGGGGAGACCTCCTCGATGCATGGCCCGGCCGTGGCCAGCCTGTTTGCGGGCGAATCCATCGGCATTGCGCCGGATGCAACCCTTTACTATGCGGCCTGGCCCTCTTGGCTGATGGACAGCCGCTATGCCGCCGAGGCGCTGGACTGGGTGGTTGCGCAGAACGAAGCACTGCCAGATGGCGAGAAGATCCGGGTCGTTTCGGTTTCCGCCGCACCGGGCAACGCAGAGATGTTCCAAAACGCCGACCTCTGGGATGCCGCCGTGGCGCGTGCCGAGCAGGCCGGGCTTCTGGTCCTGACCGCGGAGGGCGCAGGCGTGGAAAAAACCCGCCTTGTACCTTACCCTGCCGTCCTTGCCCGGAATGACCGGGACAATCCCGCCGCCTGCCGGACCGGCTTTGCGGACAGTGACGAACGCGCAGAAACCGGCAGCAACACCCTTGCGCTGCCCTGCTCCTACCGCACGGTGGCCGAGGAATACACCGCCGGGCAGTACAGCTACACCCACGATGGGCACGGTGGCCTGAGCTGGGGCATCCCCTATTGCGCCGGGGTCATGGCGCTGGGCTGGCAGGTGGACCCCACCCTGACGGGCGAGGAAATGATGCAGTACCTGCTCTCCACCGCCGCCACCGGCACCGATGGCAGCCGCATCATTGACCCGGTGCAGTTTATCCAAACGCTGCAGACCGAGCGCGGCGCATAA
- a CDS encoding MATE family efflux transporter: MRSLKQTDILTGSIPKQLLLFFLPIWFGTLFQQLYNTADTLIVGNFVGTNALAAVGATGAFVNLLVGLFVGLCSGAGVVIAQSWGAHDPEAVDRQVHTALVLSVGLGALLTVLGFASATPMMRLMGTPEEILADSALYLRIYSLGMIPQMLYNMGTNILRAIGDSKRPLYFLIAASLVNIVLDVVFIAVFGWGVAGAALATVLSQVASAVLTLRCIAGSEGTPWHIRAEKLRLHTEVLAAICMIGIPAAAQSAMYNVSNMLIQSSMNSFGTSTIAAWGVYGKIDFVFWMTINSLGIAITTFAGQNFGARQYDRVRNGVRVCMAMAAGVTLVISAVFYNAAEPLFRLFSQDDAVIAVGVGMMHVLTPVYITYISIEVLSGALRGCGDVRVPTLITVFFVCGLRVLWLTLMVPRYHTIAAVELSYPLTWTLASLLFILYYKRGGWLNRCKAAKGLE; this comes from the coding sequence ATGAGAAGTCTAAAACAAACGGATATTCTGACCGGCAGCATCCCCAAGCAGCTGCTGCTCTTCTTTTTGCCGATCTGGTTCGGCACGCTGTTCCAGCAGCTGTACAACACAGCGGATACGCTGATCGTCGGCAACTTTGTGGGCACAAACGCGCTGGCGGCGGTGGGGGCCACGGGCGCTTTCGTCAATTTGCTGGTGGGGCTGTTTGTCGGCCTGTGCAGCGGCGCGGGCGTTGTCATTGCCCAAAGCTGGGGCGCGCATGACCCCGAGGCTGTGGACCGGCAGGTACACACGGCGCTTGTGCTCAGCGTGGGGCTGGGCGCACTGCTGACGGTGCTTGGCTTTGCAAGCGCCACGCCGATGATGCGCCTGATGGGAACCCCGGAGGAGATCCTTGCGGATTCGGCGCTGTATCTGCGCATCTATTCCCTTGGCATGATCCCCCAGATGCTCTACAACATGGGTACCAATATCCTGCGTGCCATCGGCGATTCCAAGCGGCCGCTCTACTTTTTGATCGCGGCCTCACTCGTCAATATCGTGCTGGATGTCGTGTTTATTGCGGTGTTCGGCTGGGGCGTGGCGGGCGCGGCGCTGGCCACTGTGCTAAGTCAGGTCGCCAGCGCGGTGCTGACGCTGCGCTGCATCGCCGGGTCCGAGGGCACGCCGTGGCATATCCGGGCGGAAAAGCTGCGCCTGCACACCGAGGTGCTGGCCGCCATCTGCATGATCGGCATCCCGGCGGCGGCCCAGAGCGCCATGTACAATGTCAGCAATATGCTGATCCAGAGCAGCATGAACAGCTTCGGCACCAGCACCATCGCGGCGTGGGGCGTCTACGGCAAAATCGACTTTGTATTCTGGATGACGATCAACTCGCTGGGCATTGCGATCACGACCTTTGCGGGGCAGAACTTCGGTGCGCGACAGTACGACCGCGTGCGCAACGGCGTGCGGGTCTGCATGGCGATGGCGGCGGGTGTCACGCTGGTCATCAGCGCGGTATTCTACAACGCGGCCGAGCCGCTGTTCCGGCTGTTCAGTCAGGACGATGCGGTCATTGCGGTGGGCGTGGGCATGATGCATGTGCTGACGCCGGTCTACATTACCTATATCAGCATCGAGGTGCTTTCCGGTGCGCTGCGCGGCTGCGGCGATGTGCGGGTGCCGACGCTGATCACGGTGTTCTTCGTCTGCGGCCTGCGTGTGCTGTGGCTGACCCTGATGGTGCCGCGGTATCATACCATCGCCGCGGTGGAGCTTAGCTACCCGCTGACATGGACGCTGGCCTCGCTGCTTTTTATCCTTTACTACAAGCGCGGCGGCTGGCTCAACCGCTGCAAGGCAGCGAAGGGACTGGAGTAA